Part of the Arthrobacter sp. MMS18-M83 genome is shown below.
GGCAGGTAGGTTTCGGGCAGCTGCGGTCGCCAGTGACCGTGAGCTCATCGCGATGGTTCGCGCCGGGAACGCGGAAGCATATGAAGGGCTTTACACGAGGCATGTATCCATCGCCTCCTCTGTGGCACGGAGGAACGTCGATAACCCAGGTGACGCGGACGACGTCGTTGCGGAAGCATTCCAGGCCGTGCTTCAAAGTCTCAAATCCGGCGGTGGTCCCCGGGAGTTTTTCCGCGCGTATTTACTCTCCGCCGTCACCAGGCTCGCCCATCACACCAACAGAAAGGCACGCCGAACCACCCCGGCAGACATAGAAGCGAACTTCGACCACGATGTGGTGGAGGAGGACCCGGTCATTCGCGCATTTGAGTCGCGGACCGTCACGCGCGCGTATCGCGCACTGCCTGAACGGTGGCAGTCGGTGCTTTGGTATCTGGACGTGGAAGGGATGAAGCCGGCAGCGGTCGCCCCGATCCTGGGGCTCTCTCCCAACGCCGTTTCCGCGCTCGGAGTACGGGCCCGTGAGGGATTGCGCCGCCAGTACCTGCAGTCCCATATCAATGACCCGGAGCGCAGGGGATGCGCGGAGTTCAGGTCCCAGCTGGGGGCCTATCTTCGTGGCGGCCTTTCCAAGAAGAAAGCCTCGGGTGTCCGCAGCCATTTGGATGGCTGCGCGGCGTGCACAGCTGTCCTGATTGAACTTGAGGACGTTCGCGGAACCATGCGGGCCGTGCTGTTGCCGTTGGTCACAGGCATCCCATTGGCGGCCTGGGGCGACGGGTCCAAGGAACTGGGGGAGGCCGGCATCCTGCAGGGAACCTCAACCGGGACCACCCTGGTCAATCCCGTCGTGATGACCGCCGCTGGTGCTCTTATGGCGACGATCATGTTTGGCGGGGTCAGTGACTCAGCCAATCTGACCACGCAGGGCCAGCTTGACGCGCTTGGTGGCGGGACCTC
Proteins encoded:
- a CDS encoding sigma-70 family RNA polymerase sigma factor is translated as MAKNSEALGEVMAGRFRAAAVASDRELIAMVRAGNAEAYEGLYTRHVSIASSVARRNVDNPGDADDVVAEAFQAVLQSLKSGGGPREFFRAYLLSAVTRLAHHTNRKARRTTPADIEANFDHDVVEEDPVIRAFESRTVTRAYRALPERWQSVLWYLDVEGMKPAAVAPILGLSPNAVSALGVRAREGLRRQYLQSHINDPERRGCAEFRSQLGAYLRGGLSKKKASGVRSHLDGCAACTAVLIELEDVRGTMRAVLLPLVTGIPLAAWGDGSKELGEAGILQGTSTGTTLVNPVVMTAAGALMATIMFGGVSDSANLTTQGQLDALGGGTSRNDVPPGPVLPTPAPSRPQTAVTPAAQPPSTPVTPSGPSPSLPFETAPDPAPQPAPAASSATAPPPGPEPGIVSDSIQAAGVQGSAYVSDVNGDPRTRSIVVVFSITGGADLGTATAAFSLSKHASIDPASVNAPSGWTCIVNAADSGALTCTTDVLKGGTAEFQFTVNTTNRGHGHVLQYSLNGPAIETNSYTYGF